One region of Vibrio pelagius genomic DNA includes:
- the ppk1 gene encoding polyphosphate kinase 1 encodes MNAEKLYIEKELSWLSFNERVLQESADKHVPLIERVRFLGIFSNNLDEFYKVRFADVKRRILINQERGINDNSKHLLAKMQTKALKLNQRFDELYNELILEMARRRIFLVNETQLNESQIKWIRKYFRKEILPHITPLLMTDEIDVLQFLKDEYAYLTVELEKDQQSSYALIEIPTDHLPRFVKVPEPKGKRRKTIILLDNIIRYCIDDLFKGFFEYDSLNCYAMKMTRDAEYDLSYEVEHSLLEQMSEGVAQRLSAMPVRFVYEHTMPEKMLHFLCEKLGMSNYDSLIPGGRYHNFKDFIAFPNMGREYLENKPLPPMKCADFDHHYNTFDAIKEKDILLYYPYHTFDHITELVRQASFDPKVLSIKINVYRVAKDSKLLNSLIDAVHNGKNVTVVVELQARFDEEANIEWAKVLTEAGVHVIFGAPGLKIHSKLILISRREGEEITRYAHVGTGNFHEKNARIYTDFSLLTADQDLANEVRNVFGYIENPYRPVRFDHLIVSPQNSRKKLYRLIDGEISNAKEGKKAQITLKVNNLVDKGLINKLYGASSAGVKIRMIIRGMCSLVPGVEGISENIEIISIIDRFLEHPRVIITHNDGDPQVYISSADWMTRNIDHRIEVAAPIRDERLKQRIIDIVNIHFTDTVKARWIDKEMSNNYVPRGNRKKVRSQIAIYDYLKQVEKHTRKAREPKPDDEQN; translated from the coding sequence ATGAATGCGGAAAAACTCTACATAGAAAAAGAACTTAGCTGGCTCTCTTTTAATGAGAGGGTATTGCAAGAGTCCGCAGACAAACATGTTCCTTTGATAGAACGTGTCCGATTTTTGGGCATTTTTTCCAACAATTTAGATGAGTTTTACAAAGTTCGCTTTGCTGATGTCAAACGTCGAATCTTGATTAACCAGGAGCGTGGCATTAATGATAATTCAAAGCACCTCTTGGCAAAAATGCAAACCAAAGCGCTAAAACTCAATCAAAGGTTTGATGAACTCTACAATGAACTGATTCTAGAGATGGCGAGACGACGCATCTTCCTGGTCAACGAAACACAGCTTAATGAATCACAGATAAAGTGGATCCGAAAGTACTTTCGCAAAGAGATCCTGCCTCACATTACACCACTACTGATGACCGATGAAATTGATGTATTGCAATTTTTAAAAGATGAGTATGCGTATCTCACGGTTGAGTTAGAAAAAGATCAGCAATCGAGTTATGCCTTGATCGAAATACCAACCGATCATCTTCCTCGCTTCGTCAAAGTACCGGAACCGAAAGGTAAACGCCGTAAGACCATTATTCTGCTCGACAACATCATTCGTTACTGTATTGATGATCTTTTCAAGGGCTTTTTTGAATATGACAGCCTCAACTGCTACGCAATGAAAATGACTCGTGATGCAGAGTATGACCTTAGTTATGAAGTTGAACATAGCTTGCTAGAGCAGATGTCAGAAGGGGTTGCACAACGATTGAGTGCCATGCCAGTCCGCTTTGTGTATGAGCACACCATGCCTGAAAAGATGCTCCATTTTTTGTGCGAGAAGCTTGGCATGTCTAACTATGACAGCTTAATTCCAGGTGGGCGCTACCATAACTTTAAGGACTTTATTGCCTTCCCAAACATGGGGCGAGAGTACTTAGAGAACAAGCCTCTGCCACCAATGAAGTGTGCGGATTTCGATCATCACTATAATACTTTTGATGCGATCAAAGAGAAAGACATCCTGCTCTATTACCCTTATCACACCTTTGATCATATTACTGAATTAGTCCGCCAAGCGTCATTCGATCCTAAAGTGCTCAGCATTAAGATCAACGTCTATCGGGTAGCCAAAGATTCCAAGCTATTAAACTCGCTCATTGATGCCGTACACAACGGAAAAAACGTTACCGTAGTGGTTGAGCTACAAGCTCGCTTCGATGAAGAGGCCAACATTGAGTGGGCGAAGGTACTTACAGAAGCTGGCGTGCACGTTATCTTTGGTGCTCCGGGTTTGAAAATACACTCTAAGCTGATATTGATTAGCCGCCGAGAAGGAGAAGAGATTACTCGCTATGCACATGTCGGCACGGGCAACTTCCATGAAAAAAATGCACGCATCTACACAGACTTCTCTCTACTCACTGCCGATCAAGACTTGGCCAACGAAGTACGAAACGTGTTTGGTTATATCGAGAACCCCTACAGACCGGTGCGGTTTGACCATTTAATTGTTTCACCACAAAACTCGCGTAAAAAGCTCTATCGATTAATCGATGGTGAAATTTCAAATGCTAAAGAAGGCAAGAAAGCGCAGATCACCCTCAAAGTGAACAACCTCGTGGACAAAGGGCTAATCAATAAACTCTACGGTGCAAGCAGTGCTGGCGTGAAAATCCGTATGATTATTCGCGGTATGTGTTCTTTGGTTCCAGGCGTCGAAGGTATTAGTGAGAATATTGAAATCATTAGTATTATTGATCGCTTCCTTGAGCACCCTCGCGTCATTATCACTCACAATGATGGCGACCCTCAGGTTTACATCTCTTCCGCAGACTGGATGACTCGAAACATCGATCATCGTATCGAAGTCGCCGCACCGATCCGTGATGAGCGTTTGAAACAACGTATTATTGATATTGTAAATATCCATTTTACCGATACAGTTAAAGCAAGGTGGATTGATAAAGAGATGAGCAACAATTACGTTCCACGCGGTAACCGTAAAAAAGTTCGCTCACAAATCGCCATCTACGACTACCTAAAACAGGTCGAAAAACACACTAGAAAAGCCAGGGAACCCAAGCCAGACGATGAGCAAAATTAA
- a CDS encoding exopolyphosphatase, whose product MVVAKVIGQELQLVSRHKQRVRLGSGLDSQSNLNNSAMARGLECLAMFAERLQGFELDNVRIAATHTLRRANNAHIFIKRARAILPFPIEVIPGQEEARLIYLGVAHTQPESDSKLVVDIGGGSTELIIGEGFEAKLVNSKQMGCVSFTHRYFSNNKLSSKNFSKAIIAAQQRLEPLTASYKKHGWEVALGSSGTIKAIKEVLIGLGYEDAIITEKRLEHLIDTLCEHKTIEDIDIKGLTVERQPVFAAGVAILTGIFKALSIKEMHFSDGALREGLLYEMEERFQRSDIRMRTTENLALKHQVDLEHAARVRGQALEFIHQLQDSLGIKKKSQLFDLLSWSALLHEVGLSISFQGFHRHSAYLLKHTNMPGFNSEQQSVMATLARFQRKSLKLQEMPDFNLFKKKQIIGLVRILRLAILLNGQRNDAPLLDIKIDLLDKDHWKLSCTNPDWLDENKLLAADLAQEQELWEQAGWQLSFNNHNFDDNNVDDNTETQTS is encoded by the coding sequence ATGGTGGTGGCTAAAGTCATTGGCCAAGAGCTGCAACTGGTTAGTCGCCACAAACAGCGCGTGCGCTTAGGTTCTGGCTTAGACAGCCAGTCCAACCTTAATAACAGCGCAATGGCGCGTGGTCTTGAGTGCTTAGCGATGTTTGCAGAGCGCTTACAAGGCTTTGAGTTAGACAACGTTCGTATCGCGGCAACTCATACCCTGCGACGAGCAAACAACGCTCACATCTTTATCAAAAGGGCGAGAGCGATTCTTCCCTTCCCGATCGAGGTAATACCGGGTCAAGAAGAAGCTCGTCTCATTTATCTTGGTGTCGCCCACACGCAACCTGAGTCCGACTCTAAGCTGGTGGTTGATATCGGAGGGGGGAGTACCGAATTAATCATTGGCGAAGGCTTTGAAGCCAAACTTGTCAACAGCAAGCAAATGGGCTGTGTGAGCTTTACTCATCGCTATTTCTCCAACAACAAACTCTCTTCAAAGAATTTCTCTAAAGCGATCATCGCTGCCCAACAACGCCTCGAACCATTGACGGCGTCATACAAGAAGCATGGTTGGGAAGTTGCTCTAGGCTCTTCGGGTACAATTAAAGCCATCAAGGAAGTATTGATCGGTCTAGGGTATGAAGACGCAATCATTACCGAAAAGAGACTGGAACATCTTATCGATACTTTGTGCGAGCACAAGACCATTGAAGATATTGATATCAAAGGCTTAACCGTTGAACGTCAACCCGTGTTCGCTGCGGGTGTCGCCATTCTCACTGGTATCTTCAAAGCTCTATCAATCAAAGAGATGCACTTTTCAGATGGTGCACTTCGCGAAGGTCTGCTGTATGAAATGGAAGAGCGCTTTCAACGCTCAGATATTCGAATGCGAACCACTGAAAACTTAGCACTCAAGCATCAAGTCGACTTAGAACATGCAGCGAGAGTAAGAGGCCAAGCCTTAGAGTTCATCCATCAACTGCAAGACTCCCTTGGTATCAAGAAAAAGAGTCAGTTGTTTGATTTACTAAGCTGGAGCGCTCTCCTGCATGAAGTCGGTCTTAGCATAAGCTTTCAAGGGTTCCATCGCCATTCAGCCTACCTGTTAAAACACACTAATATGCCAGGCTTTAACAGCGAACAGCAGTCGGTGATGGCAACTTTGGCACGCTTCCAACGTAAGTCTTTAAAACTCCAGGAGATGCCCGATTTCAACCTGTTCAAAAAGAAACAGATCATCGGTTTAGTCCGAATTTTAAGGCTTGCGATTTTATTGAATGGGCAGCGGAATGATGCGCCGCTGTTAGATATAAAAATTGATCTCTTAGATAAAGACCATTGGAAACTGAGCTGCACTAACCCAGATTGGTTAGATGAGAATAAGCTGCTCGCTGCTGATTTAGCACAAGAGCAAGAGCTATGGGAGCAAGCCGGTTGGCAGCTAAGTTTCAATAACCATAATTTCGACGATAATAATGTCGATGATAATACCGAAACCCAAACGTCATAA
- a CDS encoding ABC transporter permease subunit: MTPSQFSLKEKDKKRWLKDRLVRFSVTCGGVSVLAALVLIFIYLAMVILPIFSDAGIQVSNNRKSVTVNNAVALSVDEYGQHAFTIENSGKVQFWDLVTQNSDSYFSEQITKTPIAFARNTPAENWFAFATKSGDITFFSPKFSAPLYKPNSVAEPKVQRINTIERFLPATESNGAEIEQFAFSRHGSQLTIAAQLTDQRLLVKWFQSDLQGNYHLQASQWLSTQFSQQDQILMTPDGKTLYMRASSELAVLTLDEHHFSVRELVDLSLSDEKHAVKTIDLLSGAYSLLVTHNDGQVSQWFDVLKDKQRSLTHIRDFQLAEEVQFILPDTYRKGFYSFYKNGTLQSHYTTSEKLSLFERAFNKSPELAAMSANELHLVALIDDEIRVAAVDNEYPQISLSSLWQKVWYESYPEPAYVWQSTSANDDFEEKFSLIPITFGTIKAALFAMLFATPIAVLGAIYTAYFMSPRMRRVVKPTIELMEALPTVIIGFLAGLWFAPIVETHLTAVFSLMVALPLSALLMGLVWYLLPHSFTCRFSNGWHALILIPVLLITIVSVFVLGSQIEALLFGGDIRTFLAGYGIGFDQRNALVVGFAMGFAVIPTIFTIAEDAIFSVPKHLSDGSLALGATAWQTLIYVVLLTASPGIFSAIMMGLGRAVGETMIVLMATGNTPILDWNILEGMRTLSATIAVELPESEVGGSHFRLLFLAALLLFVFTFAVNFLAEWVRQRLRDKYRAL, encoded by the coding sequence ATGACCCCTAGCCAATTTTCACTGAAAGAAAAAGACAAGAAACGATGGTTGAAAGACCGTCTTGTCCGTTTTTCTGTGACGTGCGGCGGGGTAAGTGTTCTAGCTGCTTTAGTGCTTATCTTTATCTACCTTGCGATGGTTATCTTGCCCATCTTTTCTGATGCCGGTATTCAAGTGAGTAACAATCGTAAGTCTGTCACTGTAAATAACGCTGTTGCGCTCTCAGTTGATGAATATGGTCAACACGCTTTTACTATTGAAAACTCAGGTAAAGTTCAGTTTTGGGACTTAGTAACGCAAAACTCAGACTCTTATTTTTCTGAGCAGATCACTAAGACTCCGATCGCTTTCGCTCGAAATACGCCTGCTGAAAATTGGTTCGCTTTTGCTACGAAAAGTGGTGATATCACTTTTTTTTCGCCTAAATTCAGTGCGCCACTCTATAAACCAAACAGTGTTGCTGAACCTAAAGTTCAACGCATAAACACGATTGAACGCTTCTTGCCAGCAACAGAAAGTAACGGAGCTGAGATTGAGCAGTTTGCTTTCTCTCGTCATGGTTCACAACTGACCATCGCGGCTCAATTGACCGATCAACGTTTGTTGGTGAAATGGTTTCAATCTGATCTTCAAGGAAACTATCATCTGCAGGCGAGTCAATGGCTCTCTACTCAGTTTAGTCAACAAGATCAGATCTTGATGACGCCTGATGGCAAAACACTTTACATGAGAGCCAGCTCTGAACTGGCAGTGCTCACGCTTGACGAGCACCATTTCTCTGTCAGGGAGCTGGTGGATTTGAGTTTGAGCGATGAAAAGCATGCGGTGAAGACGATTGATCTTCTGTCTGGTGCTTACTCTCTGCTTGTGACGCATAACGATGGTCAGGTGTCTCAATGGTTTGATGTGCTGAAAGATAAGCAGCGCAGCCTCACTCATATTCGAGACTTCCAATTAGCAGAAGAAGTGCAGTTCATTCTTCCTGATACCTATCGCAAGGGTTTCTATAGCTTTTACAAAAACGGCACATTGCAAAGCCATTACACGACCAGTGAAAAACTGTCACTGTTTGAACGTGCTTTTAATAAGTCGCCGGAGTTGGCCGCGATGTCTGCCAACGAATTGCATTTAGTTGCCTTAATTGATGATGAAATTCGAGTGGCAGCGGTCGATAATGAATACCCTCAAATTTCACTCTCATCGCTTTGGCAGAAGGTGTGGTATGAAAGCTACCCAGAACCGGCTTACGTGTGGCAGTCGACGTCAGCGAATGATGACTTTGAAGAGAAATTCAGTTTAATCCCGATCACTTTCGGGACCATAAAAGCGGCGCTGTTTGCAATGCTTTTTGCAACGCCGATAGCGGTGTTGGGGGCAATTTATACAGCGTACTTCATGTCTCCAAGAATGCGTCGAGTGGTGAAACCAACGATTGAGCTGATGGAAGCTTTACCAACGGTTATTATTGGCTTCTTGGCCGGTTTATGGTTTGCACCTATTGTCGAGACACACCTCACCGCAGTCTTCTCCTTGATGGTGGCACTGCCGTTAAGTGCGCTGTTAATGGGATTGGTCTGGTACTTGTTACCTCACAGCTTTACCTGTCGATTCTCGAATGGTTGGCACGCACTGATCCTGATACCTGTACTCCTGATTACCATTGTGAGCGTGTTTGTTCTTGGCAGTCAGATCGAGGCGCTTTTGTTTGGCGGAGACATTCGTACTTTTCTGGCAGGATACGGCATTGGCTTTGACCAAAGAAATGCATTGGTGGTGGGTTTTGCTATGGGGTTTGCTGTTATCCCTACCATTTTCACTATCGCCGAAGATGCGATCTTCTCTGTGCCTAAGCATCTCTCTGACGGATCGCTGGCTTTGGGAGCTACCGCATGGCAAACACTGATTTATGTTGTGTTGCTGACTGCGAGTCCTGGTATTTTCTCTGCAATAATGATGGGGCTAGGGCGTGCCGTTGGTGAAACCATGATTGTTCTGATGGCGACAGGTAACACGCCTATTTTGGATTGGAATATTCTAGAGGGGATGAGAACCTTATCTGCAACCATTGCGGTTGAGCTGCCTGAATCTGAAGTGGGTGGCTCTCACTTCCGTTTATTGTTCTTAGCGGCGCTGCTGCTGTTTGTCTTCACTTTCGCCGTAAACTTCTTGGCTGAGTGGGTAAGACAACGACTGCGCGACAAGTATCGTGCGTTATAG